A single window of Undibacterium sp. 5I1 DNA harbors:
- the serB gene encoding phosphoserine phosphatase SerB gives MHLTIQGLRQILKSDLALIKHIASVTHAERILAIGTHAVRLDNLRCDKELNVLKAQIEADCLAAHLDVTFSDVSRTLADFKLVAMDMDSTLITIECIDEIADMQGLKPQVSEITEAAMRGEIEFQESLTRRVALLKGLDAGALQKVYEERLQLSSGAEKMLKTVQQAGLKTLLVSGGFTFFTDRMKTRLNLDYTHANVLEIDQGKLTGKVIGGIVDAIEKQNTVERVAAEMGITTDQVIVMGDGANDLKMMSISGMSVAFRAKPVVRAQADVALNFVGLDGMLNVLHTFH, from the coding sequence ATGCATTTAACGATACAAGGCTTAAGGCAAATTTTAAAAAGTGATCTTGCGCTGATCAAGCATATCGCTAGCGTCACGCATGCAGAACGCATTCTTGCGATTGGAACGCATGCCGTCCGCCTCGACAATCTGCGCTGCGATAAAGAGCTTAACGTGCTGAAAGCGCAAATTGAAGCAGATTGTCTGGCAGCGCATCTTGATGTGACTTTTAGCGATGTATCTCGCACCTTAGCCGACTTTAAGCTGGTCGCGATGGATATGGATTCCACCCTGATTACGATTGAATGCATCGACGAAATCGCTGATATGCAAGGGCTAAAACCACAAGTCTCAGAAATAACCGAAGCTGCCATGCGTGGTGAAATTGAATTTCAAGAAAGCCTGACGCGTCGGGTTGCTCTATTAAAAGGTCTGGATGCAGGCGCGTTGCAAAAAGTCTATGAGGAGCGCTTACAGTTGTCGTCAGGCGCAGAAAAGATGCTGAAGACGGTACAGCAAGCAGGTTTAAAAACCTTGCTGGTCTCTGGTGGATTTACCTTCTTTACCGACCGCATGAAGACTCGTTTGAACCTGGACTATACCCATGCCAACGTGCTGGAAATTGATCAAGGCAAACTGACCGGTAAGGTCATAGGTGGCATCGTCGACGCAATAGAAAAACAAAATACAGTAGAACGTGTCGCCGCCGAAATGGGTATCACCACCGATCAAGTCATCGTCATGGGTGATGGTGCCAATGATTTGAAAATGATGAGTATCTCAGGCATGTCAGTTGCCTTTCGGGCAAAACCCGTTGTCAGAGCGCAAGCTGATGTAGCGCTTAACTTCGTAGGACTCGATGGCATGCTCAATGTACTGCATACTTTTCATTAG